The genomic stretch TTGATCGATTGGCAGATGGTCGTGAGGGGGGGACGGTAGATGATGCAGCGGATGCTGAGCCGTTTGCCCAAGGATCCCCACCCAGCATGTCTGTACCACCGGATGCTCCTTGTTTATCGCCGCGTACAAGTGCTTCAAAGTCAGTGTCGCCATTCCCGTTGCTTGTTTCGAAACCATTCGTATTCGACGGGCCGCCAAAGGTCATAAACTCGTTCCGTGTGGTGGCTGTCGCATTGTTTGCGCCAAGCTCTTGCAGCTTGCGGGTCTGCTCGTTCTCTACACGCGCTGATGTCGTCTTGATGAGGCTCATGTATGCTTGAAATTGCGGTAGATTGAGAAGAGGCCCCAAGCTGAAGGACCAAAGAATGGGAAGAATATCCATCGCTAAGAAGTCGCTATCGACCTGGTTGCTGATCGCCTTGAACACGTCTAGTGCAGCCATCTGTACAGTATTAGCATTATGATCCCTAGTGTCATTCTTACCCACATACCATGACTGCAGGCTCCTTGGTCTTGATGCCGCGAAGCAACGGGACAACCTTCTCCTGAATAGTGTACTTGTCCAAAATCGATACGTTTGAGGTTTTGGCCTTTGGCGCTGCTACCACTCCAGTCAAACCGTCCCCTTGGAAGTCGTCTTGTTCTTCATTTCCACCACCACATAGGGTCTTGAATGCCTCCAGACCGCGGATCTTGATACCCATACTACTGGTCTTTGCAAAGATGTTAGCTATCACAGGGAAGAGTTCGTTCTTCACAGTTGAAAAGTCTAGTATCGGTAGAGCGATAGGTAGGGTACGCAGGGCTGCATCAACCAGCGAATGAGTGGGAGATTCGAGCGCGTAGTTGATGATTGGAAGTATGTCATCTTTGAACTCCTTGCCACTTGAGTTATCGGCAGCAACCTGCATGTTTTCAAGCAGTACCATGAGCCCGGCTTCTTTCAGGCTATCCCTTTCTTGAGCTGGTGCTTTATTGTTGGCTGCTGCCGCACTCAGGAAAGTCTCACGTAGTTTTGGAATCACCTTGTCTATGAAAGCTCGTTTGCCCGACGGAAGCATTGTGATGATCTTGAAGACATTTTGCAGTATCAGGGTAAGGAGCTCACGGTCCTTCATCTCTTCAAGCAGGGCAGGAAGTATCTTCTTGTCGAGGACGGACTTGGGAAACTGGTTCAGAATACGTGGAAGACCGCGCATGAACTGTGTTTTCTCATTAGGGGTCTTTGCAGGAAGTGAGTCAAGGAATCGGATAGTGGAGACCAAGATATTGTCAAAGTATTGCGCCTGCTGGAACTCTCGCGCATTCAATCGCTGGGCGGGTCGTCTGGTGATCAGGCGATCCAGGACGCCCGTGGTGACATCTCGCGGCAAAGGCTGAGAGGACATGAAGTTGTTGGTCTTGCTGGGGACCGAAGAGGCCGAAGAAAATGCGCGTTTGTATGAAGACGAACTCCCATTGAAATCTAGTGGACTCTTGTGCGGCGAGTTGTACAGCGCAATGATCAACATGCCCAGACTGAACATGTCTGCCGCGGGAGTTATGTTGTTGTCCATGACGAAGTCGGGTGACGAGTAGTCGATGTTGAGCTGGACATGTCGTGGTAGCCGGGCGTCATAGTTGAGCACTTCAGAGAGCGAGATTGGCGTTACCGATGTGGGCTTTGTGGAATTTTCTGGAGGGGTTGAGAAGCCCAGGCCTGAAATTTTCCAGTCGGACTGTCACAAGATCAGCAAGTCATTCGCAAGGCAATGGCTTTATTGCTACCTACTTTGGCATTGATAAAGATGGCATCTGGTGTCAGGTTGGCGTGTACCAAGCCGGCGCTCTCGTGCAAGAACTCCAGCCC from Pyrenophora tritici-repentis strain M4 chromosome 1, whole genome shotgun sequence encodes the following:
- a CDS encoding protein kinase domain-containing protein ppk32, whose protein sequence is MFSNALKSFTSNISSNYTLSPQPTSYSGPWKIYDAKKKSTGKAASVFVFDKKSLEPPAGAGFGGRSAASGLKRAHEEVVERLKKEASSLARLRHPSVLELAEPVEETRGGGLMFATEPVTASLSGLLQEKDEQERAGGVGGRRSRYVVEEADGQKRRRELEIDELEIQKGLLQIAKGLEFLHESAGLVHANLTPDAIFINAKSDWKISGLGFSTPPENSTKPTSVTPISLSEVLNYDARLPRHVQLNIDYSSPDFVMDNNITPAADMFSLGMLIIALYNSPHKSPLDFNGSSSSYKRAFSSASSVPSKTNNFMSSQPLPRDVTTGVLDRLITRRPAQRLNAREFQQAQYFDNILVSTIRFLDSLPAKTPNEKTQFMRGLPRILNQFPKSVLDKKILPALLEEMKDRELLTLILQNVFKIITMLPSGKRAFIDKVIPKLRETFLSAAAANNKAPAQERDSLKEAGLMVLLENMQVAADNSSGKEFKDDILPIINYALESPTHSLVDAALRTLPIALPILDFSTVKNELFPVIANIFAKTSSMGIKIRGLEAFKTLCGGGNEEQDDFQGDGLTGVVAAPKAKTSNVSILDKYTIQEKVVPLLRGIKTKEPAVMMAALDVFKAISNQVDSDFLAMDILPILWSFSLGPLLNLPQFQAYMSLIKTTSARVENEQTRKLQELGANNATATTRNEFMTFGGPSNTNGFETSNGNGDTDFEALVRGDKQGASGGTDMLGGDPWANGSASAASSTVPPSRPSANRSNNASPAATFSWSTAPVSPPPNTNLSAPRQQSRAVTPDSTLNTLNTSFPALSAANPGIGSSSFAPPPQQQQVRPVMSMNNMMTSSTPTPSYGANTQSSSIDWSKAGSSMASSNTWGNISAATNTASNQTSSFSSFPAIAPPPSQGRQGSPYSSFSIAPPPMKPTGAI